A part of Thermocrinis albus DSM 14484 genomic DNA contains:
- a CDS encoding SH3 domain-containing protein, producing MIPILVLITVLTAFAEELLDRLQVLNWITEDHYPPGVTLSQETLEHIKKQLNLDKIPPQVKPLYGFILHRTDMKLYPTELKVYRKDPHMDYNQYTTLEAFTPVKILHTSYDGRWYYVQTPWIRGWVKRDAVAVVPYEDWERVQTLPFLVVLKDDVLIGGTAFGIGSRVPYEEKTEDSYLVLLPDGRKLWIRKNEFLHEGFLKFSQDDIRARLEALLGRPYVWGGRYDCSALVQNLYAIYGIELPRNSAQQSKTEGSVEIRFETYQAFKNFLQRLPPFQTLLFMKGHVMIYGGIEDGDVVVYHALYGTKRDDGTEYYPRSVVKNLLQRDRLTNLYRRVTAVLVLPSSQNGGGGIRTPGGP from the coding sequence ATGATACCGATACTGGTGCTGATAACAGTCCTTACAGCCTTTGCAGAAGAACTTTTGGACAGACTACAGGTCTTAAACTGGATAACAGAAGATCACTACCCTCCGGGTGTCACCCTTTCACAGGAAACTTTGGAGCATATAAAAAAACAACTCAACCTGGATAAGATACCCCCTCAGGTGAAGCCCCTTTACGGTTTTATTCTCCACAGGACAGATATGAAACTTTACCCCACTGAACTGAAGGTATACAGGAAAGATCCCCATATGGACTACAACCAGTACACCACGTTGGAGGCCTTCACACCTGTCAAGATCCTACACACCTCCTACGACGGTAGATGGTACTACGTACAAACTCCATGGATAAGGGGATGGGTAAAGAGGGATGCGGTGGCAGTGGTACCTTATGAGGATTGGGAACGTGTTCAAACACTACCCTTCTTGGTGGTTTTAAAGGATGATGTTTTGATAGGTGGGACTGCCTTCGGCATAGGATCTCGCGTACCTTATGAAGAAAAAACAGAAGACTCTTACCTTGTTTTACTTCCTGATGGCAGGAAGCTATGGATTAGAAAAAACGAATTCTTACACGAAGGCTTCTTAAAGTTTTCACAAGATGATATAAGAGCCAGACTAGAGGCCCTTTTGGGAAGACCATACGTATGGGGAGGAAGGTACGACTGCTCAGCTTTGGTACAGAACTTGTACGCCATATACGGCATAGAACTTCCCCGTAATTCGGCACAACAGTCAAAAACCGAAGGTAGCGTAGAGATCCGTTTTGAAACTTACCAGGCTTTTAAAAACTTTCTCCAAAGGCTGCCACCCTTCCAAACTCTCCTGTTTATGAAAGGTCATGTGATGATATACGGAGGCATTGAGGATGGCGACGTGGTGGTTTACCATGCCCTTTACGGTACTAAGAGGGATGACGGCACCGAGTACTATCCGCGTTCGGTGGTAAAAAACCTCCTTCAGAGAGATAGACTCACCAATCTTTACAGGAGGGTTACGGCGGTCCTAGTTCTTCCATCTTCACAGAACGGAGGGGGAGGGATTCGAACCCCCGGTGGGCCCTAA